The Arctopsyche grandis isolate Sample6627 chromosome 7, ASM5162203v2, whole genome shotgun sequence genome includes a window with the following:
- the LOC143914093 gene encoding protein claret segregational-like has product MSRIPRSHLPSGIKAPTILSSTPMEVSKKNCVNAKKEPSKLEFSVSAEISVIENNLTIKTPNNENLNNTKVLRKCEPLKLNNTGTLKRSASSTLPNFPKKQMKLAPKVTNAAAKIPAYDYKARYNDLCEKHKDLESKHSDVEKNYKSYVEEMEHMSSQLTSELAKISTDSKKYELELLELSSKYDLIKKEKSDVDNLLKESEARSSNGMKENCELSSQLLDTKSKLTFKSHEYTSLKDKLGEQIKRNLELTTEFEENQIKLSTYTSEIEFLKAKQTITEQKNNEYIVTIAEIRKENEGLKENISKLEMSEESLKSSLELKTKECNEFSVLYNSESLKCTNLNSELSLKRSEISELTREVIDLKRYKEHMDMKNEEHCNEIKSLKCKIEEHQESIEAMHEREKVQRNTIQDLKGHIRVYCRVRPVLNEEKSKPSVDVDIVDSCTMEIEKTLTNSTGGLTKKQNSKHSFAFDGVFSSSSTQVEIFDEVSSLVQSALDGYNVCIFAYGQTGSGKTYTMEGESCSNSSGIIPRAIDMIFDNIPNLKKVGWEFNITASFMEIYNENIYDLLDSSKEQVEHSIKMADSKGTDVYVSNLKEELVSHSHELIKLFALSQKNRQTAATICNERSSRSHSVTKIKINAVHKKRGEKYSSCLNFVDLAGSESGKTSQRMEETKSINKSLSELSKVILALQAKQTHVPYRNSKLTYLLMPSLGGNSKTLMLVNVSQLDDCYSETLNSLRFAAKVNSCRTGVLKKNISSV; this is encoded by the coding sequence ATGTCCAGGATTCCAAGATCACATTTACCCAGTGGAATAAAAGCGCCTACAATATTATCTTCCACTCCTATGGAAGTTTCGAAGAAGAACTGTGTAAATGCAAAAAAGGAACCTTCCAAACTAGAATTTAGTGTAAGCGCTGAAATTTCTGTGATTGAAAACAATTTGACCATAAAAACTCCCAACAACGAAAATCTAAATAACACAAAAGTCCTTCGTAAATGTGAACCACTCAAACTGAACAACACGGGTACTCTCAAGAGAAGTGCTTCTTCAACTTTACCAAACTTCCCCAAGAAGCAAATGAAATTGGCACCAAAAGTCACCAATGCTGCGGCTAAAATTCCAGCGTATGATTATAAAGCTCGTTATAATGACTTGTGTGAAAAGCACAAAGATTTGGAATCCAAACATTCTGATGTTGAAAAGAATTATAAATCATACGTTGAAGAAATGGAACATATGAGTTCACAATTGACATcagaattggcaaaaatatcgACCGATAGTAAGAAGTACGAACTGGAGTTGCTCGAACTTTCGAGTAAgtatgatttaattaaaaaggagAAATCGGACgttgataatttattaaaagaatcAGAAGCTCGCTCGAGTAATGGTATgaaagaaaattgtgaattgtcTTCGCAATTGTTGGATACTAAAAGTAAATTGACTTTTAAATCTCACGAGTATACTTCTCTCAAAGACAAACTCGGTGaacaaattaaaagaaatttagaACTGACTACAGAATTCGAAGAAAATCAAATCAAGCTGTCGACTTACACAAGCGAAATTGAATTTCTTAAGGCGAAACAGACGATCACCGAGCAAAAAAATAACGAATACATTGTCACTATTGCCGAAATAAGAAAAGAGAACGAAGGTTTAAAAGAAAACATTTCAAAACTTGAAATGAGTGAAGAGTCTTTAAAAAGCAGTTTAGAATTAAAAACTAAAGAATGCAATGAATTTTCCGTTTTGTATAATTCTGAATCATTAAAATGCACAAATTTGAATTCAGAACTTAGTTTGAAGCGTTCGGAGATTTCAGAGCTGACTAGAGAAGTAATTGATTTGAAACGATATAAGGAACATATGGACATGAAAAACGAAGAGCATTgcaatgaaataaaaagtttaaaatgcAAAATAGAAGAACACCAAGAGAGTATCGAGGCTATGCACGAACGGGAAAAGGTTCAACGTAACACAATTCAAGATTTGAAAGGTCATATTCGTGTGTATTGTCGAGTTAGACCCGTATTAAACGAAGAAAAGTCAAAACCTTCAGTCGACGTAGATATCGTTGACTCTTGCACGATGGAAATCGAAAAAACTCTCACAAATTCGACAGGCGGTCTCACGAAGAAACAAAATTCCAAACATTCGTTCGCATTCGATGGAGTATTTTCGTCAAGTTCAACGCAGGTGGAAATCTTCGACGAAGTATCATCTCTGGTTCAATCGGCCCTCGATGGATATAACGTTTGCATTTTTGCTTATGGCCAGACGGGCTCTGGAAAAACTTACACTATGGAAGGCGAAAGTTGCTCCAATAGTTCCGGAATTATTCCACGTGCAATCGATatgatttttgataatattcCCAATTTGAAGAAGGTTGGATGGGAATTCAATATTACAGCTTCTTTCATGGAAATCTACAATGAAAACATATATGACCTTTTGGACTCGAGCAAAGAGCAAGTCGAACATAGCATAAAAATGGCCGACAGTAAAGGAACCGACGTCTACGTTTCCAATTTGAAGGAAGAACTCGTTTCTCATTCTCACGAACTGATTAAATTATTTGCCCTGTCGCAAAAGAACAGACAAACGGCGGCCACTATTTGCAACGAGAGAAGTTCCAGGTCGCATTCTgtgacaaaaattaaaatcaacgcCGTTCACAAGAAACGAGGAGAAAAATACAGCAGCTGTTTGAACTTTGTGGACTTGGCCGGCTCTGAAAGTGGCAAAACCTCACAAAGAATGGAAGAGACCAAATCGATAAATAAATCTCTCTCCGAATTGTCAAAAGTGATATTGGCGTTGCAAGCCAAGCAGACGCATGTGCCGTATAGGAATTCAAAGCTCACCTATTTGCTAATGCCCAGCTTAGGTGGAAATTCAAAAACTCTCATGTTGGTTAATGTATCTCAACTGGACGACTGTTACAGTGAGACGCTGAACTCGTTGAGGTTCGCTGCTAAAGTCAACAGCTGTCGAACTGGGGTTTTGAAGAAGAATATATCTTCCGTGTag